The proteins below are encoded in one region of Myxocyprinus asiaticus isolate MX2 ecotype Aquarium Trade chromosome 13, UBuf_Myxa_2, whole genome shotgun sequence:
- the LOC127449773 gene encoding tubulin gamma-1 chain-like isoform X2: MEGSLPHQHRLQMVGFEFWKQLCAEHGISPEGIVEEFATEGTDRKDVFFYQADDEHYIPRAVLLDLEPRVIHTILNSPYANLYNPENIYLSEDGGGAGNNWASGFSQGEKIHEDIFDIIDREADGSDSLEGFVLCHSIAGGTGSGLGSYLLERLNDRYPKKLVQTYSVFPNQDEMSDVVVQPYNSLLTLKRLTQNADCVVVLDNTALNRIATDRLHIQNPSFSQINQLVSTIMSASTTTLRYPGYMNNDLIGLIASLIPTPRLHFLMTGYTPLTTDQSVASVRKTTVLDVMRRLLQPKNVMVSTGRDRQTNHCYIAILNIIQGEVDPTQVHKSLQRIRERKLANFIPWGPASIQVALSRRSPYLPSAHRVSGLMMANHTSISSLFERTCRQYDKLRKREAFLEQFRKEDIFKDNFDELDNSREVVQQLIDEYSAATRPDYISWGTQEQ; this comes from the exons ATGGAAGGGTCTCTCCCACACCAGCACAGACTGCAGATGG TTGGTTTTGAGTTTTGGAAGCAGCTCTGCGCTGAGCATGGCATCAGCCCAGAGGGAATTGTAGAGGAGTTTGCCACTGAGGGTACTGACCGGAAAGATGTCTTCTTCTATCAG GCAGATGATGAGCACTACATTCCTCGTGCTGTGCTGTTGGATCTGGAGCCTCGAGTCATCCATACCATCCTGAACTCCCCCTACGCCAACCTGTATAACCCAGAAAACATCTATCTGTCTGAGGATGGTGGAGGAGCTGGGAACAATTGGGCCAGTGGCTTCTCTCAG GGGGAAAAAATCCATGAGGACATTTTCGACATCATCGACAGAGAAGCAGATGGCAGTGACAGTCTGGAG GGGTTTGTACTTTGTCACTCCATTGCTGGGGGAACAGGATCTGGTCTGGGGTCTTACCTACTGGAACGACTGAACGACAG GTATCCTAAAAAACTGGTTCAGACCTACTCTgtctttccaaaccaggatgagATGAGTGATGTTGTCGTACAGCCATATAATTCTCTCCTGACCCTAAAGAGACTGACTCAGAATGCAGACTGTGTG GTGGTGTTGGACAACACCGCTTTGAACAGGATCGCCACAGACCGGCTGCACATTCAGAACCCCTCCTTCTCTCAGATCAACCAGCTG GTATCCACCATAATGTCAGCAAGCACAACAACCCTCCGTTACCCTGGATACATGAACAATGACCTGATTGGATTGATTGCGTCACTCATCCCCACTCCCCGCCTACACTTCCTCATGACTGGATACACACCACTGACCACTGATCAGTCG GTGGCCAGTGTGAGAAAGACTACAGTTCTTGATGTGATGAGAAGGCTCCTACAGCCTAAGAACGTCATGGTGTCAACAGGCCGAGACCGGCAGACGAATCACTGCTACATTGCTATTCTCAACATTATCCAGGGAGAGGTGGATCCCACACAG GTGCATAAGAGTCTGCAGAGGATCAGGGAGAGGAAGTTAGCTAATTTCATCCCATGGGGACCAGCTAGCATACAGGTGGCACTCTCCCGCAGATCCCCCTACCTGCCATCCGCCCACCGTGTTAGTGGGCTTATGATGGCCAATCATACCAGCATCTCTTCG TTGTTCGAGCGAACCTGTCGTCAGTATGATAAGCTGAGGAAGAGGGAGGCATTCCTCGAGCAGTTCAGGAAAGAGGACATATTCAAGGACAACTTTGACGAGCTGGATAACTCTCGTGAGGTGGTTCAGCAGCTTATAGATGAGTACAGCGCTGCCACACGGCCCGACTACATCTCCTGGGGTACACAAGAGCAGTGA
- the LOC127449773 gene encoding tubulin gamma-1 chain-like isoform X1: MPREIITLQLGQCGNQIGFEFWKQLCAEHGISPEGIVEEFATEGTDRKDVFFYQADDEHYIPRAVLLDLEPRVIHTILNSPYANLYNPENIYLSEDGGGAGNNWASGFSQGEKIHEDIFDIIDREADGSDSLEGFVLCHSIAGGTGSGLGSYLLERLNDRYPKKLVQTYSVFPNQDEMSDVVVQPYNSLLTLKRLTQNADCVVVLDNTALNRIATDRLHIQNPSFSQINQLVSTIMSASTTTLRYPGYMNNDLIGLIASLIPTPRLHFLMTGYTPLTTDQSVASVRKTTVLDVMRRLLQPKNVMVSTGRDRQTNHCYIAILNIIQGEVDPTQVHKSLQRIRERKLANFIPWGPASIQVALSRRSPYLPSAHRVSGLMMANHTSISSLFERTCRQYDKLRKREAFLEQFRKEDIFKDNFDELDNSREVVQQLIDEYSAATRPDYISWGTQEQ; the protein is encoded by the exons ATGCCTCGAGAAATCATCACCCTGCAGCTCGGACAGTGCGGGAATCAAA TTGGTTTTGAGTTTTGGAAGCAGCTCTGCGCTGAGCATGGCATCAGCCCAGAGGGAATTGTAGAGGAGTTTGCCACTGAGGGTACTGACCGGAAAGATGTCTTCTTCTATCAG GCAGATGATGAGCACTACATTCCTCGTGCTGTGCTGTTGGATCTGGAGCCTCGAGTCATCCATACCATCCTGAACTCCCCCTACGCCAACCTGTATAACCCAGAAAACATCTATCTGTCTGAGGATGGTGGAGGAGCTGGGAACAATTGGGCCAGTGGCTTCTCTCAG GGGGAAAAAATCCATGAGGACATTTTCGACATCATCGACAGAGAAGCAGATGGCAGTGACAGTCTGGAG GGGTTTGTACTTTGTCACTCCATTGCTGGGGGAACAGGATCTGGTCTGGGGTCTTACCTACTGGAACGACTGAACGACAG GTATCCTAAAAAACTGGTTCAGACCTACTCTgtctttccaaaccaggatgagATGAGTGATGTTGTCGTACAGCCATATAATTCTCTCCTGACCCTAAAGAGACTGACTCAGAATGCAGACTGTGTG GTGGTGTTGGACAACACCGCTTTGAACAGGATCGCCACAGACCGGCTGCACATTCAGAACCCCTCCTTCTCTCAGATCAACCAGCTG GTATCCACCATAATGTCAGCAAGCACAACAACCCTCCGTTACCCTGGATACATGAACAATGACCTGATTGGATTGATTGCGTCACTCATCCCCACTCCCCGCCTACACTTCCTCATGACTGGATACACACCACTGACCACTGATCAGTCG GTGGCCAGTGTGAGAAAGACTACAGTTCTTGATGTGATGAGAAGGCTCCTACAGCCTAAGAACGTCATGGTGTCAACAGGCCGAGACCGGCAGACGAATCACTGCTACATTGCTATTCTCAACATTATCCAGGGAGAGGTGGATCCCACACAG GTGCATAAGAGTCTGCAGAGGATCAGGGAGAGGAAGTTAGCTAATTTCATCCCATGGGGACCAGCTAGCATACAGGTGGCACTCTCCCGCAGATCCCCCTACCTGCCATCCGCCCACCGTGTTAGTGGGCTTATGATGGCCAATCATACCAGCATCTCTTCG TTGTTCGAGCGAACCTGTCGTCAGTATGATAAGCTGAGGAAGAGGGAGGCATTCCTCGAGCAGTTCAGGAAAGAGGACATATTCAAGGACAACTTTGACGAGCTGGATAACTCTCGTGAGGTGGTTCAGCAGCTTATAGATGAGTACAGCGCTGCCACACGGCCCGACTACATCTCCTGGGGTACACAAGAGCAGTGA